ATCTCGGAAAATTGCCGCTGAAGAGCGCGGCGGGCCTCGGGGCCTTTCAGGATATTCATGGGAACCTCGGAAGGAGAAGAGCGGGCCTGCCCGGTGCTGTCTGCTCAGCTCTTGTTGCGGCGTCTGGGTTTGCCGCCGGGCTGTGCTGGTCGCCGTTCGCTGGTGGATTTATCGTTGGGAGTTTTGTCGCTGGCCTTGCCGGGAGTACGTGGGCGCTCCAGATTCAGGGTGGCTTCCACCGGGCCGAAGTCGCTCGGCTGGATCAGGCGCAGCAGACGGTGGGGAGACTGCTGCTCGACATACACGTAGGCCCCGCCGGGCCGCAGAAAGTACACCTGGGCCGCCTGCCCCTGCACGCTGCTGACGGGAAGCGTCTGAATATGCACCACGCCTCCGACCATACGAACCGTGTCGTCCTGGGGGTGCTCGCCGCCGCGCAGCCACAGCAGCAGCGATAGCGGATCGTGGTGGGGTGTGAGCAGCGGTTGGGTGGCTTCGTCTTTGCCCTGCCGCAACGTCACCAGACCGCTGCGTTCGTCGAAAATCGTCTCGAAACTCGGTCGGCGGTTCTGGCCCTCGGCCTCGGCATAGGCGGCGCTGGCGTAGGTCTGCGGGTTCATGCGCGATTCCTGCACCCGGCGGCCAGCGGGCAGCGCTCCCGAGAAATCGGTCTGCACCCGCGCCACCACCTGCCCCTTGTCGGGCCGGATCACCCATTCCTGTGCGCCCGCGTAGCGCCCCCCGAGCGTCAGCGTATAGCTGAAGGCTTCCGGAACCGCGCTCATTTCAACTCGGCCCAGAAACTCTCACCCGGCCCGTCCCAGTGGGCTCCCAGACTGTCGGCCACCGTCGCGCCCACATCGGCAAAGGTGGTGCGCTCGCCCAGATCGACTGCGCCGATGCCGGGCCGCCACGCCAGCAGCAGCCCGTACTCGCGGGTGTGGTCGCTGCCGTGCCAGGTCGGGTCGTTGCCGTGATCCGAGATGATCAGCAGCGCTCCGTCTGCGGGCACCTGCGCCTGAATCTGCGGCAGGGCGGCGTCGAACTCTTCCAGCGCCCGTCCGTAGCCTGCCGCATCACGGCGGTGGCCGAACTTGGCGTCGAAGTCCACCAGATTGGTGAACAGCAGGCCGTTAAAATCTGCACCCATGCGGGCAATCGTCTTGCGGATGCCGTCGGCGTTGTCGTCGGTATGAATCTCCTCGCTGAAGCTGCGGTGGTCGTAGATATCGGGAATCTTGCCCACCCCGATCACGTCTTTGCCCGCCGCTGCCAGGGCGTCGAGCACCGTGGGCGGCGGCGTCAGCGAGTAGTCGTGGCGCAACTCTCCGGCCCGCTCGAAGTCGGGGGGGCTGCCCCGGAAGGGCCGGGCGATCACGCGGGCCACGGCGTACTCGCCCTGAAGGATCTCGCGGGCGGCTCTGCACCACGCATACAGCGTTTCGATGGGCACCACGTCTACATGCGCGGCGATCTGAAACACACTGTCGGCGCTGGTGTACACGATAGGGTCGCCGGTCTTCAGATGTTCGGGGCCGTAGTCGCGGATCACGTCGGTGCCGCTGTAGGGCCGATTGCACAGATACCCCGTGCCGGTGGCGGCGGTAAAACGGTCCATCACTTCCGGCGGAAATCCGTCCGGGAAGACCTGAAACGGGTGCTGAAGCTGCACGCCCATGAATTCCCAGTGTCCGGTACTGGTGTCCTTGCCGGGGCTGACCTCGCGCATGCGGCCATAGCCGCCCTGCACGGCGTCTGTGGGCACATCCTGCACCGTGGGAATGTGGCCCAGGCCCAGCCGCGCCAGATTGGGCAGCGCCGCTCCGGTGTGGGCGAGCGTGTGATTCAGGGTATGAGAGCCGCCGTCGCCGGGAGGAGTGCCGAAGCTGGCGGCGTCGGGCAGCGCTCCCACGCCCACCGAATCGAGCACGATGATGGTGAATTTCATGGGGTCAGAGTAGCGTAGACGACTCCTCGACTCGGGAATCACACTCCAGAGATGGCCGGGCCGCTCTGGAACCTGCCGCTCGGCCACAGGTGATGTTCTGTTCGTCCTGATTACTTCGCCCAGCCCGGATGCATCTCGTCTCCGGCTTCAGAGAAAAAGCGGATGCCTGCTGCCGACACGATCAACCACTGAGCGTCGGTGTCCCCGGTATTCTCGATGCTATGCAGAACGCTGGCCGGAATCAGCAGGGTGTCGCCCGCTTCCAACGTGGTCTGCTCGCCGTTCACACTCACGTTGACGCGGCCTTCCAGCAGCACCGTCAGCTCTTCACGGTCATGAAAATGCGGAGGATTGAAGCCGCCGGGCCGCTGCCGCTGCCGGATCACGCTGATATCGGTGGCCCCGAGGCTGGGCGTGGCGAGCGCGGTCACGCTGTTGCCGTTGGGTGTCTCGGTGGTCTGCCGGGGCGTCTGAGGAAGAAGGGTCATGCCAGTTATAGTAAAGCAGGCTGTCTAAATAGTCAAGGAGGTTTACCAAAATGAGCGATCCTTTCACGGCTGTAACCCGGCCCGACGCACTCGCGCTGGAGGAAGCGCGGCAGCATCATATCGGGCGCTCGCTGGTGCAGGCAGCGCGGGCTTTCAACAGCCGGGCGCTGTCGAAGTTGCAGGCGCTGGGCCACGGCGATCTGGGCATGGCTCACCTGAATCTGCTGCCGCACCTGGACGTACACGGCACCCGCATCGTGACCCTGGCCGAACGTGCGGGCATGACCAAACAGGCGGCAGGCCAGCTGGTCGGAGAGCTGGAACGCTGGGGCTACGTCGAGCGCCGCCCCGATCCGCAGGACGGACGTGCCCAGCGCATCGTCTTCACAGAAACCGGGTGGGTGTATCTGCAACAGGCCCAGCGCATCAAGCGCGAGATCGAGGCCGAGTACCGGGCCGCGCTGGGCGAGGCGCACTGGCAGGCCCTTCAGGAAGGACTCCAGAAGCTCGTGGAGTT
Above is a window of Deinococcus ruber DNA encoding:
- a CDS encoding phosphopentomutase, which codes for MKFTIIVLDSVGVGALPDAASFGTPPGDGGSHTLNHTLAHTGAALPNLARLGLGHIPTVQDVPTDAVQGGYGRMREVSPGKDTSTGHWEFMGVQLQHPFQVFPDGFPPEVMDRFTAATGTGYLCNRPYSGTDVIRDYGPEHLKTGDPIVYTSADSVFQIAAHVDVVPIETLYAWCRAAREILQGEYAVARVIARPFRGSPPDFERAGELRHDYSLTPPPTVLDALAAAGKDVIGVGKIPDIYDHRSFSEEIHTDDNADGIRKTIARMGADFNGLLFTNLVDFDAKFGHRRDAAGYGRALEEFDAALPQIQAQVPADGALLIISDHGNDPTWHGSDHTREYGLLLAWRPGIGAVDLGERTTFADVGATVADSLGAHWDGPGESFWAELK
- a CDS encoding cupin domain-containing protein encodes the protein MTLLPQTPRQTTETPNGNSVTALATPSLGATDISVIRQRQRPGGFNPPHFHDREELTVLLEGRVNVSVNGEQTTLEAGDTLLIPASVLHSIENTGDTDAQWLIVSAAGIRFFSEAGDEMHPGWAK
- a CDS encoding MarR family winged helix-turn-helix transcriptional regulator produces the protein MSDPFTAVTRPDALALEEARQHHIGRSLVQAARAFNSRALSKLQALGHGDLGMAHLNLLPHLDVHGTRIVTLAERAGMTKQAAGQLVGELERWGYVERRPDPQDGRAQRIVFTETGWVYLQQAQRIKREIEAEYRAALGEAHWQALQEGLQKLVEFEMDGEVREADELR